The sequence below is a genomic window from Oscillatoria sp. FACHB-1406.
TCGCTTGTTCCCGCGCTCGCGCTCGAAGAATTTAATATCGATCTGGGATCGGATGTGAAAATATCTTCCCTCGAATTGCATCCCGGTCGAGTTTCTTTGCAAGTCGCGATCGCGGTTAACCCTTGAAAATAAATAATGAATAGTGAATAGTGAATAAGGAAGAGGGTGAATCGTTCCTTGATAATGAATAGTGAATAATAAATAAGGAAGAGGGTGAATCGTTATGAGTTTGGAGTCAAATAGTGTGGATTTAGTAACATCTGCTGAAAATGAATCGGGTTTAACGCCAGAACAATACAAACGTAAAATGCAGCGCCGCAAGGAAGTTCAAGAACAGCGCTTACAGGAAAAATCAAAGGAAAAGGGTTTAATTATCGTCAATACCGGCAACGGAAAAGGAAAAACAACCGCAGCTTTAGGTATAGTGTTGCGCTCCCTCGGACATGGCTACCGCGTCGCGATTATTCAGTTTATCAAAGGCGCTTGGGAACCGGCAGAAAAAGCCGCTTTCCAGCATTGGCCATCGGAACAACTGGTATTTCGCGCAATGGGGGAAGGCTTTACTTGGGAAACCCAAGATCGCGATCGCGATATCCAAAAAGCCACAGAAGCCTGGAACGCCGCCCTCGAATATATCCGCGATCCCAACTATCAATTAGTTCTCCTTGATGAAGT
It includes:
- the cobO gene encoding cob(I)yrinic acid a,c-diamide adenosyltransferase; this encodes MSLESNSVDLVTSAENESGLTPEQYKRKMQRRKEVQEQRLQEKSKEKGLIIVNTGNGKGKTTAALGIVLRSLGHGYRVAIIQFIKGAWEPAEKAAFQHWPSEQLVFRAMGEGFTWETQDRDRDIQKATEAWNAALEYIRDPNYQLVLLDEVNVALKLGYLDIETVLNGLAQKPESSHVILTGRGAPPALIESADLVTEMTLIKHPFREQGIKAQPGIEF